The Xiphophorus couchianus chromosome 14, X_couchianus-1.0, whole genome shotgun sequence genome includes a region encoding these proteins:
- the LOC114157238 gene encoding histone H2A-like, translating to MSGRGKTGGKTRAKAKTRSSRAGLQFPVGRVHRLLRKGNYAERVGAGAPVYLAAVLEYLTAEILELAGNAARDNKKTRIIPRHLQLAVRNDEELNKLLGGVTIAQGGVLPNIQAVLLPKKTEKAAKAK from the coding sequence ATGAGTGGCCGCGGAAAGACCGGAGGAAAAACCCGAGCGAAGGCCAAGACCCGCTCCTCTAGAGCCGGACTCCAGTTCCCGGTGGGCCGCGTTCACAGGCTGCTGCGCAAAGGCAACTATGCGGAGCGGGTCGGTGCCGGAGCCCCCGTCTACCTGGCCGCTGTGCTCGAGTATCTGACCGCTGAGATCCTGGAGCTGGCTGGGAACGCCGCCCGCGACAACAAGAAGACCCGCATCATCCCCCGTCACCTGCAGCTGGCCGTCCGCAACGACGAGGAGCTCAACAAGCTGCTGGGTGGAGTCACCATCGCTCAGGGTGGAGTGCTGCCCAACATCCAGGCGGTGCTGCTGCCCAAGAAGACCGAGAAGGCCGCCAAGGCCAAgtaa
- the LOC114157204 gene encoding histone H3 yields the protein MARTKQTARKSTGGKAPRKQLATKAARKSAPATGGVKKPHRYRPGTVALREIRRYQKSTELLIRKLPFQRLVREIAQDFKTDLRFQSSAVMALQEASEAYLVGLFEDTNLCAIHAKRVTIMPKDIQLARRIRGERA from the coding sequence ATGGCCAGAACCAAGCAGACCGCCCGTAAATCCACCGGAGGCAAAGCCCCCAGGAAGCAGCTGGCCACCAAGGCAGCCAGGAAGAGCGCTCCGGCTACCGGCGGCGTGAAGAAGCCTCACCGCTACAGGCCCGGTACCGTGGCTCTGAGGGAGATCCGTCGCTACCAGAAGTCGACGGAGCTGCTGATCCGCAAGCTGCCCTTCCAGCGTCTGGTCCGAGAGATCGCTCAGGACTTCAAGACCGACCTGCGCTTCCAGAGCTCCGCCGTCATGGCTCTGCAGGAGGCCAGCGAGGCCTACCTGGTGGGTCTGTTCGAGGACACCAACCTGTGCGCCATCCACGCCAAGAGGGTCACCATCATGCCCAAAGACATCCAGCTGGCCCGCCGCATCCGCGGAGAGAGAGCTTAG
- the LOC114157849 gene encoding macrophage mannose receptor 1-like, which translates to MRKVSVFLLTERFILSTCDQHQYHFVSGSFTWSEAQAYCRQKHTDLATIQSFTEVERVLETLSSAGHTSEVWIGLYSEMDWRWSDGFTGSGAEYRDWETSDDEPDFYYAYQFCVLIAKNGKYWDDSCSISYPFICYNGTQENPEYVLVNEPRSWSDAQKYCRQNFRDLATIRNHTENQRAQSLLPSPAFVWIGLFRDPNFHWSDGSRFVYRNWADVFNVIGSNRIICGVTWSPGQWRFRSCETKRSFVCHSLPEMKRLVKLRLKTEDSVNLNDPLVMVNILKKLQDRLNENGMSGTTLKWREQPDGDVFKKKKAEL; encoded by the exons GAGAGGTTCATCCTCTCCACATGCGACCAGCATCAGTATCACTTTGTCAGTGGATCTTTCACCTGGAGCGAAGCTCAGGCCtactgcagacagaaacacacagacctGGCCACCATCCAGAGTTTCACAGAAGTGGAGCGAGTTTTGGAAACGCTTTCATCTGCTGGTCACACATCGGAGGTCTGGATCGgtttgtacagtgagatggacTGGAGGTGGTCTGATGGTTTCACAGGGAGCGGGGCTGAATACAGGGACTGGGAAACCTCTGATGATGAACCAGATTTTTATTATGCCTACCAGTTCTGTGTGTTGATTGctaaaaatggcaaatattGGGATGATTCCTGCAGCATCTCGTACCCATTTATCTGCTACAACG GCACACAGGAGAATCCTGAATATGTTCTGGTCAATGAACCCAGATCCTGGTCCGATGCTCAGAAGTACTGCAGGCAGAACTTCAGAGACCTGGCTACCATCAGGAACCACACAGAAAACCAGAGAGCTCAAAGTTTGCTTCCTAGTCCGGCCTTTGTATGGATTGGTCTGTTTAGAGATCCAAACTTTCACTGGTCTGATGGGAGCAGATTTGTCTACAGAAACTGGGCAGACGTTTTCAACGTAATAGGCTCCAACAGAATCATTTGTGGAGTCACATGGAGTCCAGGGCAATGGAGGTTTCGCTCATGTGAAACAAAAAGGTCATTTGTTTGCCACAGCCTCCCAG AAATGAAACGGCTTGTGAAGCTGAGACTGAAGACTGAGGACTCTGTCAATCTGAACGATCCGCTTGTGATGGTAAACATCCTGAAGAAG CTGCAGGACAGACTGAATGAGAATGGAATGAGTGGAACCACCTTGAAATGGAGAGAGCAGCCTGACGGAGACGTctttaagaagaagaaggccGAACTCTGA